One Candidatus Leptovillus gracilis DNA segment encodes these proteins:
- a CDS encoding NTP transferase domain-containing protein, with the protein MNKLAVVLLAAGQGTRMQSKTQKILHEVGGKPMVRHVFEAAETVADCLPVLVVGPGKAGVQGLIGDRADYVVQAEQLGTGHAAMMAADLLHGRSQQVIVAYGDMPLLRAETMVRLSQTQVQSGAAVVMLSVMGEPGSSYGRVVRDENGRVREIVEVAEARQRPDPASLLAIRELNAGVYCFAADWLWTNIHHLPLRQARSGPEYYLTDMIGLAIDQGRLVEAITTDDPDECLGAGTRAEMVLVEKAFRRRANRRWLDNGVTLVDPDATYIDQDVTIGQDTVIWPNTYLQGHTTIGADCVIGPNAIVRNAQVGNGCHIEQAVVENRVIADEAVVTAVNYLN; encoded by the coding sequence ATGAACAAACTGGCAGTTGTTTTGCTGGCAGCCGGGCAAGGGACCCGGATGCAGTCGAAGACGCAGAAGATTTTACACGAAGTGGGCGGCAAACCGATGGTGCGGCACGTTTTTGAAGCGGCCGAAACGGTAGCCGACTGCCTGCCGGTGTTGGTGGTTGGGCCGGGCAAAGCAGGTGTGCAAGGGCTGATTGGCGACCGGGCGGACTATGTGGTTCAGGCCGAGCAGTTGGGAACCGGCCACGCGGCGATGATGGCGGCTGATTTGCTGCACGGCCGCAGCCAACAAGTGATCGTCGCCTATGGCGATATGCCCCTGCTGCGCGCCGAAACGATGGTTCGCCTGTCGCAGACGCAGGTCCAGAGCGGCGCGGCTGTGGTGATGTTGTCGGTGATGGGCGAGCCTGGTTCTTCTTACGGCCGTGTTGTACGCGATGAAAACGGCCGTGTCCGGGAAATTGTCGAAGTCGCCGAAGCGCGGCAGCGGCCAGACCCGGCCAGCCTGCTGGCTATCCGCGAACTTAACGCCGGCGTCTACTGTTTCGCCGCCGACTGGCTGTGGACCAACATCCACCACCTGCCGCTGCGCCAGGCGCGCAGCGGCCCCGAGTATTACCTCACCGATATGATCGGGCTGGCGATTGACCAGGGTCGGCTGGTGGAAGCCATCACCACCGACGACCCCGACGAGTGCCTGGGAGCCGGAACCCGCGCCGAGATGGTGCTGGTGGAGAAAGCATTCCGCCGCCGCGCCAACCGCCGCTGGCTGGACAACGGTGTCACGCTGGTGGACCCCGACGCCACCTACATAGACCAGGACGTCACCATCGGGCAAGATACGGTCATCTGGCCCAATACTTATCTGCAAGGCCACACCACCATCGGCGCAGATTGCGTGATTGGCCCCAACGCCATCGTGCGCAACGCCCAGGTCGGCAACGGCTGCCACATCGAGCAAGCGGTTGTGGAAAACAGGGTGATTGCTGACGAAGCAGTTGTTACGGCCGTGAATTATCTGAATTAA
- the recR gene encoding recombination protein RecR, with protein MLPQPVQKLINELGRLPGIGPKSAARLTFYLLRSGKEQTTDLAQALLDLKERTRFCSVCFNITEDDPCVICQDAGRDPAILCVVEEPLDVVAIERSRAFNGRYHVLHGAISPVEGVGPEDLRIAELVERVEQGHFREIVLATNPTLEGESTSLYLQRRLARTGLRLTRLARGLPVGGDLEYTDEITLGRAMDGRQEM; from the coding sequence GTGTTGCCTCAGCCGGTGCAAAAGCTGATTAATGAACTGGGACGGCTGCCGGGCATTGGCCCGAAATCGGCGGCGCGGTTGACGTTTTATTTGCTGCGCTCCGGCAAGGAGCAAACCACTGACCTGGCGCAGGCGCTGCTAGACCTGAAGGAACGGACGCGCTTTTGTTCGGTTTGCTTCAACATCACCGAGGACGATCCCTGTGTGATTTGCCAGGACGCCGGTCGGGACCCGGCCATCCTCTGCGTGGTGGAGGAGCCGTTGGACGTGGTAGCTATTGAACGGTCGCGGGCGTTTAACGGCCGTTACCACGTCCTCCACGGCGCTATCTCGCCTGTTGAGGGTGTAGGGCCGGAAGATTTGCGCATCGCCGAGCTGGTGGAGCGGGTGGAACAAGGCCACTTCCGGGAAATTGTTCTGGCGACCAACCCCACGCTGGAAGGAGAATCCACCTCCTTATATTTGCAGCGCCGTCTGGCGCGTACCGGCCTGCGCCTTACACGCCTGGCGCGTGGCTTGCCCGTCGGCGGCGACCTGGAATATACCGACGAAATTACTCTGGGGCGGGCCATGGACGGCCGGCAAGAAATGTAA
- a CDS encoding proline--tRNA ligase has protein sequence MADKDKLIPRSEDFNEWYNSVVLKADMADYGPVRGTMIVKPYGWALWENIQAALDKRFKATGVQNAGFPMFIPMSFLQKEAAHVEGFAPELAVVTIGGGQELAEPLVVRPTSETMIGHAYANWIQSYRDLPLLLNLWNSVVRWELRTKLFLRTLEFYWQEGHTAHATAAEAEERTRMMLDVYADFAINEAAVPVIPGVKSEMERFAGANETLTIEAMMGDGKALQSGTSHNLGQNFAKAFDIQYLDPNNQLQHCWTTSWGLSTRFIGAIIMTHGDDQGLVLPPRLAPYQTVIVPIYKNDGEKTAVLAATARIKAELEGVGVRVHIDGRENLTPGYKFNDWELRGVPTRIEIGPRDVEKHSVALARRDVPGRDGKQFVAQDGLAQTVTALLDDVQQNLLARATQFRDANTHEVTNYDDFKEAVQTGFARVWWAGSREEEQRVKEDTKATIRCFPLEQPGGDGTCFYTGRPADRIAIFGRAY, from the coding sequence ATGGCAGATAAAGACAAACTCATTCCTCGCAGCGAGGATTTTAACGAATGGTATAACTCGGTTGTGCTGAAAGCGGATATGGCCGACTATGGCCCGGTGCGCGGCACGATGATTGTCAAGCCCTACGGCTGGGCGCTGTGGGAGAACATTCAGGCAGCGTTGGATAAGCGCTTTAAGGCCACCGGTGTGCAAAACGCCGGGTTTCCCATGTTCATTCCCATGAGCTTTTTGCAAAAGGAGGCGGCCCACGTGGAAGGCTTTGCGCCAGAATTGGCTGTCGTCACCATTGGCGGCGGGCAGGAATTGGCCGAGCCGTTGGTGGTGCGCCCCACGTCGGAAACGATGATCGGCCACGCCTACGCCAACTGGATTCAAAGCTACCGCGACCTGCCGCTGCTGTTGAATTTGTGGAACAGCGTGGTGCGGTGGGAACTGCGCACCAAGTTGTTTTTGCGCACGCTGGAGTTTTATTGGCAGGAAGGGCACACCGCCCACGCCACGGCCGCCGAAGCCGAAGAACGCACGCGGATGATGCTGGACGTCTACGCCGATTTTGCCATCAACGAAGCGGCTGTGCCGGTCATTCCTGGCGTTAAGTCAGAGATGGAGCGGTTCGCCGGGGCGAATGAGACGCTGACCATCGAGGCGATGATGGGCGACGGCAAGGCGCTGCAGTCGGGCACGTCGCACAATCTGGGGCAAAACTTTGCCAAAGCGTTCGACATCCAATACCTGGACCCCAATAATCAACTTCAGCACTGCTGGACAACTTCCTGGGGCCTATCCACACGCTTTATCGGGGCGATTATTATGACGCATGGCGACGACCAGGGGTTGGTACTGCCGCCGCGCCTGGCGCCGTACCAGACGGTGATTGTGCCGATTTATAAGAACGATGGGGAGAAAACGGCCGTTCTCGCCGCCACCGCCCGCATCAAGGCGGAACTGGAAGGGGTGGGGGTGCGCGTGCATATAGACGGCCGTGAAAACCTGACCCCCGGCTATAAATTCAACGATTGGGAGCTGCGCGGCGTGCCCACACGCATCGAAATCGGCCCGCGTGACGTGGAAAAGCACAGCGTCGCCCTGGCCCGCCGCGATGTGCCCGGCCGCGACGGCAAACAGTTTGTCGCGCAAGATGGTCTGGCGCAAACCGTCACCGCGCTGCTAGACGACGTGCAGCAAAACTTGTTGGCCCGCGCCACCCAATTCCGCGACGCCAACACCCATGAGGTGACCAATTACGATGACTTTAAGGAAGCAGTTCAGACCGGTTTTGCCCGTGTCTGGTGGGCCGGCAGCCGCGAAGAGGAACAACGGGTGAAGGAAGATACCAAAGCGACCATTCGCTGCTTCCCGCTGGAACAGCCTGGCGGCGACGGGACTTGCTTTTACACGGGGCGGCCAGCCGACAGAATTGCCATTTTTGGCCGGGCGTATTAA
- a CDS encoding type II toxin-antitoxin system HicB family antitoxin — protein sequence MQDYFISIFYSEEDSGYIADIPDLHFCSAFGETPEEALREVQIAKEAWLETAHASGKLVPEPKYRPAIYQLTTPPLITH from the coding sequence ATGCAAGATTATTTTATTAGCATTTTTTATTCTGAAGAAGACAGTGGTTATATCGCCGACATTCCAGATTTGCATTTTTGTTCTGCATTTGGCGAGACGCCGGAGGAGGCTTTGCGTGAAGTGCAAATTGCCAAAGAAGCCTGGCTAGAAACCGCGCACGCCAGTGGCAAACTTGTACCTGAGCCAAAGTACCGCCCGGCAATTTACCAGCTAACTACACCTCCCCTGATAACTCATTAG
- a CDS encoding VWA domain-containing protein, translating into MDDRVIEFVRGMRAAGVRISLAESMDAMRAIEALGITDKAIFKSSIRATLIKEVQDFAVFDQLFPLYFGSGGPMLQNALDDLSSDDQEMLQAALQAMSGRMQNLLDWLTSGEGPTKEELEALANQAGAQWANSPSEVRWVTRQMLQQMGLGHLEKQLQELAQKLQEMGMSQEAIERLMGVVQANREALAEQVAQQIGLQIAQERANRPDALHGPDLMHKPFSALSEEETAVLRKEVQRLVTQLRTRAAMRRKRGARGKFDSKSTIRANQRYGGVPLELRFKKNKLKPSLVLMCDMSRSMFHVTEFMLTFIYQLQDQVSKTRSFAFYSDMQEVSHLLNSNRADDAAQEVFDAFYKRSPGHYATDFGGSLDTFYHNWLSAVNGRTTVVILGDGRNNYNSPRLDLVKDLQKRARRVIWFCSEQKQQWGTDDSDMREYAGVVDSVYVVRNLAQLATAVDNLLAGD; encoded by the coding sequence ATGGACGACCGAGTCATCGAATTTGTACGGGGAATGCGAGCAGCCGGGGTGCGGATTTCCCTGGCCGAATCTATGGACGCCATGCGCGCCATTGAGGCGCTGGGCATCACCGACAAAGCCATCTTCAAATCCTCCATCCGCGCCACACTCATCAAAGAGGTGCAGGATTTTGCCGTGTTCGACCAGTTGTTCCCGCTTTACTTTGGCAGCGGCGGGCCGATGCTGCAAAACGCCCTGGACGACCTGAGCAGTGATGATCAGGAGATGTTGCAAGCAGCGCTGCAAGCGATGAGCGGCCGGATGCAAAACCTGCTCGATTGGCTGACCAGCGGCGAAGGGCCAACCAAAGAGGAATTGGAGGCGCTGGCGAACCAGGCTGGGGCGCAGTGGGCCAACAGCCCTAGCGAGGTACGCTGGGTGACACGGCAAATGTTGCAGCAGATGGGGTTGGGCCACCTGGAAAAGCAGCTTCAAGAACTGGCGCAAAAGCTGCAAGAGATGGGCATGAGCCAGGAAGCCATCGAAAGGCTGATGGGTGTAGTGCAAGCCAACCGCGAAGCGCTGGCCGAACAGGTGGCGCAGCAAATCGGCCTGCAAATTGCGCAGGAGCGGGCCAACCGGCCAGACGCCCTACATGGCCCGGACCTGATGCACAAACCTTTTTCGGCGCTGTCGGAGGAGGAAACGGCCGTGCTTCGCAAAGAAGTCCAGCGCCTCGTCACCCAGTTACGCACCCGCGCCGCCATGCGCCGCAAACGGGGCGCGCGCGGCAAGTTCGACTCCAAATCCACCATACGCGCCAACCAGCGGTATGGCGGCGTGCCCCTGGAACTGCGCTTCAAAAAGAACAAACTCAAGCCCAGCCTGGTATTGATGTGCGATATGTCGCGCTCCATGTTCCATGTCACCGAATTTATGCTGACCTTCATCTATCAGCTTCAGGATCAGGTATCTAAAACGCGCAGCTTCGCCTTTTACTCCGACATGCAAGAAGTGAGCCACCTGCTAAACAGCAACCGGGCCGACGACGCGGCGCAAGAGGTGTTCGACGCCTTTTACAAAAGGTCGCCGGGCCATTACGCCACCGATTTTGGCGGCAGCCTGGACACCTTTTACCACAATTGGTTGAGCGCGGTGAACGGCCGTACCACTGTCGTCATTTTGGGTGATGGGCGCAACAACTACAACTCGCCGCGCCTGGACCTGGTGAAAGACCTGCAAAAACGCGCCCGCCGCGTTATCTGGTTCTGCTCAGAGCAAAAACAGCAGTGGGGAACAGACGACAGCGATATGCGCGAATACGCCGGGGTGGTGGATTCAGTTTATGTGGTTCGCAATCTGGCGCAGTTGGCAACGGCCGTAGACAACCTGCTGGCCGGCGATTGA
- a CDS encoding serine carboxypeptidase: MKQVLIIHLNQDNHTEVVNFLGQEIQIQRKGCSGDPEQARALIAEYDGRVDAIGLDGLPATLELGPFSKPHEVGQTLPSAAQTTPVVDGSGIRAGLERWGVILADRAQPGIFAQKHILMVPGLNHPGLTQALSRRSPHVRYADPVVYFALPQFPGVGSPITFNRAAPGTLDQMQNAPFRRIRPQPGAPGTARAAAPFEWADVIAGDVGAIRRYAPAQLKRKTVVVECASEEDVADLRARGVTILVTLMPSTDGEKSLGRWPAAAIEAMLAALRPNQDDPLTEDTYLDLMAEIEWTPGIRYLQPAEAGINRFAFVIHPLNIKFIHNDPRFRWTRFLPNKLVESVAAYMPPMYISRITGGQSPTTGQKIEGYLFSLAATPREMMRHGERFTYNRLNQAARMSERKGARIMGLGAFTSVVGDAGITVAHESDIAITSGNSLTVSATLEAAKQAVIKMGAKDLTKGKVMIIGATGSIGSICSRLLAQAIFDVVLVSIEPERLIDLKRMIQEETPGANVTIATKAGDLLGECDLIVTATSAFGQRIVDISQCKPGAVVCDVARPADINKVEADLRPDVLVIESGEVLIPGDIDFGYNIGLPPKTAYACLAETALLAMEGRFEDYTLGRNITIERVKEIYHLFKKHEFQIAGLRSFDEYVTDEFVAEKRKLADQYRADPALFARVQQEAAAKIATMPVMAKGVEASNDNTMRNLALGAAGVAVLALLLRWKK, translated from the coding sequence GTGAAACAAGTACTCATTATCCACTTGAACCAGGACAACCATACCGAGGTCGTTAACTTCCTCGGCCAGGAAATACAGATTCAGCGCAAAGGCTGCAGCGGCGACCCAGAACAGGCCCGCGCGCTCATCGCTGAATATGACGGCCGTGTAGACGCCATCGGTCTGGATGGTTTACCCGCCACCCTGGAACTCGGCCCCTTTAGCAAACCCCACGAAGTCGGCCAGACCTTGCCCTCCGCCGCCCAAACCACCCCCGTCGTAGACGGCAGCGGCATTCGCGCCGGGCTGGAACGCTGGGGCGTCATCCTGGCCGACCGCGCCCAGCCGGGCATTTTTGCCCAAAAGCACATCCTCATGGTTCCCGGCCTCAACCATCCCGGCCTCACCCAGGCCCTCAGCCGCCGCAGCCCGCATGTGCGCTACGCCGACCCGGTCGTCTACTTCGCTCTGCCGCAGTTCCCCGGCGTCGGCAGCCCGATCACCTTCAACCGCGCCGCCCCCGGCACGCTGGACCAAATGCAAAACGCTCCCTTCCGCCGCATCAGGCCCCAGCCGGGCGCGCCGGGCACAGCCCGCGCCGCCGCCCCCTTTGAATGGGCCGACGTCATCGCCGGCGACGTTGGGGCCATTCGCCGTTATGCCCCGGCGCAGCTTAAGCGCAAAACCGTCGTCGTGGAATGCGCCAGCGAAGAAGACGTGGCCGATTTGCGCGCGCGCGGCGTGACGATTCTCGTCACCCTCATGCCTTCGACGGATGGCGAAAAGAGCCTGGGGCGCTGGCCGGCAGCGGCCATCGAAGCCATGTTGGCCGCCCTACGCCCCAATCAAGACGACCCCCTGACCGAGGACACCTACCTGGACTTGATGGCCGAAATCGAATGGACGCCGGGCATCCGCTACTTGCAGCCGGCCGAAGCCGGCATCAACCGCTTCGCCTTCGTCATTCACCCACTCAACATCAAATTCATCCACAACGATCCCCGCTTCCGCTGGACGCGCTTTTTGCCCAACAAACTGGTGGAAAGCGTGGCCGCCTACATGCCGCCAATGTACATTTCCCGGATTACCGGCGGCCAGTCGCCGACGACCGGGCAGAAAATTGAGGGCTATCTGTTTAGCCTGGCGGCCACCCCCCGCGAGATGATGCGGCACGGCGAACGATTCACCTACAACCGCCTGAACCAGGCGGCGCGCATGTCGGAACGCAAAGGGGCGCGTATCATGGGGTTGGGCGCGTTCACCAGCGTCGTCGGCGACGCGGGCATCACCGTCGCCCACGAGTCGGACATCGCTATCACCAGCGGCAACAGCCTGACGGTATCGGCGACGTTAGAGGCGGCCAAGCAAGCGGTCATCAAAATGGGCGCAAAGGACCTGACAAAGGGCAAGGTGATGATTATCGGCGCGACCGGTTCCATTGGCTCGATTTGTTCCCGCCTGTTGGCTCAGGCGATTTTCGACGTGGTGCTGGTTTCGATTGAGCCGGAACGGCTGATTGACCTGAAGCGTATGATTCAGGAAGAGACGCCGGGCGCCAACGTGACCATCGCCACCAAAGCGGGCGACCTGCTAGGTGAATGTGATCTGATCGTCACGGCGACTTCGGCGTTTGGGCAGCGCATTGTAGACATCAGCCAGTGCAAGCCGGGCGCAGTGGTTTGTGATGTGGCCCGCCCGGCCGACATCAACAAGGTGGAGGCGGATTTGCGCCCCGATGTACTGGTGATTGAGAGCGGTGAAGTGCTGATTCCGGGTGACATTGATTTTGGCTATAACATCGGCCTGCCGCCCAAAACGGCTTATGCCTGTCTGGCGGAGACGGCGCTGTTGGCGATGGAAGGGCGTTTTGAAGATTACACCCTGGGTCGTAACATCACCATTGAGCGGGTGAAGGAGATTTATCACCTGTTTAAGAAGCACGAGTTCCAGATAGCCGGGCTGCGCTCGTTTGACGAGTACGTGACGGATGAATTTGTGGCCGAAAAGCGCAAACTGGCCGATCAGTACCGCGCCGACCCGGCGTTGTTTGCCCGCGTGCAGCAGGAAGCCGCCGCCAAAATTGCCACCATGCCGGTGATGGCCAAAGGCGTGGAGGCGTCTAATGACAATACGATGCGCAATCTGGCCCTGGGCGCGGCCGGGGTAGCCGTGCTGGCTTTGCTTTTGCGGTGGAAGAAGTGA
- the dnaX gene encoding DNA polymerase III subunit gamma/tau, giving the protein MSQALYRKWRPARFGDVIGQEHITRTLQNSVAADRVGHAYLFCGPRGTGKTTSARLLAKAVNCLDENLAERPCNQCANCLAINEGRFLDLIEIDAASNTGVDDIRDLREKINFSPSNGRFKVYIIDEVHMLSTAAFNALLKTLEEPPPHAKFILATTEEHKVPITIKSRCQQFNFRLLTVAEISARLAWLADKEGFSMEPEAQAMIARQGSGSVRDAESLLDQLVLAPGDAITLARAQMVLGTAADTAVAQLVDHWLNKDGAGGLGLIHQALASGADARQFCRQMVVYLRELLLLQAAGPDMPLDGTAEQKAAMLAQAQRAPRAGLIEAIKRFNEAALVPAISWQPQLPLELAFIELLPAEPLPMPVPAAPVVQTAVAEKVTAVAEQPTAVAEKLAASRPAPSPQPPAPTPQSSTPGRLTLGAVTPQWRNMLARVEQVNRNLPALLTMGKPLATEGNTIILGFDYPIFKDKFDQNHDAVQVVGDIFSQLLGMKCLIRAVITSEYTVSVQKAEFNALAQELGGVVREE; this is encoded by the coding sequence ATGTCCCAAGCTTTGTATCGCAAGTGGCGGCCGGCGCGTTTTGGCGACGTGATCGGCCAGGAGCATATTACCCGTACCCTGCAAAACAGCGTCGCTGCCGACCGGGTGGGTCATGCTTACCTGTTTTGCGGGCCACGTGGCACAGGTAAAACCACTTCGGCGCGCCTGCTGGCCAAGGCGGTGAACTGCCTGGACGAGAACCTGGCGGAACGGCCGTGTAATCAATGCGCCAACTGTCTGGCCATCAACGAAGGGCGCTTCCTGGACCTGATTGAGATTGACGCTGCCTCCAACACCGGCGTAGACGACATCCGCGACTTGCGGGAAAAGATCAACTTTTCGCCGAGTAACGGCCGTTTCAAAGTCTACATCATAGACGAAGTCCACATGCTCTCCACGGCCGCGTTCAACGCCTTGCTCAAGACGTTGGAAGAGCCGCCGCCCCACGCCAAGTTCATCCTGGCGACCACCGAAGAGCATAAGGTTCCCATCACCATTAAATCCCGCTGCCAGCAGTTTAACTTCCGCCTGCTGACCGTAGCTGAAATCAGCGCCCGGCTGGCCTGGCTGGCCGACAAAGAAGGCTTCAGCATGGAGCCGGAAGCGCAGGCGATGATCGCCCGGCAGGGGTCTGGCAGCGTGCGCGACGCCGAAAGTTTGCTGGACCAACTGGTGTTGGCTCCCGGCGATGCCATCACGTTGGCGCGGGCGCAGATGGTATTGGGCACGGCGGCAGATACGGCCGTCGCTCAACTGGTAGACCATTGGCTCAACAAAGACGGCGCGGGCGGGCTGGGTCTCATCCACCAGGCGTTGGCTTCTGGGGCCGATGCGCGCCAGTTTTGCCGCCAGATGGTGGTGTACCTGCGGGAACTGCTGCTGCTGCAAGCCGCCGGGCCAGACATGCCGCTGGACGGTACGGCCGAACAGAAGGCGGCGATGCTGGCCCAGGCACAGCGCGCCCCCCGCGCCGGATTGATCGAAGCCATCAAACGCTTCAACGAAGCCGCCCTGGTCCCGGCGATTAGCTGGCAGCCGCAGCTGCCATTGGAACTGGCCTTTATCGAGCTGCTGCCAGCCGAGCCGCTGCCCATGCCTGTGCCTGCTGCGCCGGTGGTCCAGACGGCCGTCGCGGAAAAGGTAACGGCCGTCGCGGAACAACCAACGGCCGTGGCCGAAAAATTGGCGGCTTCCAGGCCGGCCCCCAGTCCCCAACCACCGGCCCCTACCCCCCAATCTTCAACTCCCGGTCGTCTGACACTGGGCGCGGTAACGCCCCAATGGCGTAACATGTTGGCGCGGGTGGAACAAGTCAACCGCAATTTACCGGCGCTGCTGACCATGGGCAAACCGTTGGCGACCGAAGGCAATACCATCATTTTAGGTTTCGATTACCCCATCTTTAAAGACAAATTCGACCAAAACCACGACGCGGTGCAGGTGGTGGGCGACATTTTCAGCCAGTTGTTGGGCATGAAGTGTCTGATTCGGGCGGTCATCACCAGTGAATATACCGTGTCGGTGCAAAAGGCAGAATTCAACGCGCTGGCCCAGGAATTGGGCGGCGTGGTGCGAGAGGAATAA
- a CDS encoding HD domain-containing protein, whose translation MSDLDTALSIAIQAHTGQQDRGGRPYILHPLRLMMQMETETEMITAVLHDVVEDSPSTLDDLRQAGFGDEVITAVAAVSRHADETYEAFIERLRPNPLAVKVKLADLVDNMDTRRLPAITPKDLERLEKYHRAWRLLTDQM comes from the coding sequence ATGTCCGATTTAGACACAGCCCTATCCATTGCCATTCAAGCCCACACCGGCCAACAAGACAGAGGCGGACGGCCGTATATCTTGCACCCGCTCCGTTTAATGATGCAAATGGAAACCGAGACGGAGATGATAACGGCCGTCCTCCACGATGTTGTTGAAGACAGTCCATCCACGCTGGACGACCTGCGTCAGGCGGGATTTGGCGACGAGGTGATTACGGCCGTTGCCGCTGTCAGCCGCCACGCCGATGAAACGTATGAAGCCTTTATCGAACGGCTGCGGCCCAATCCCCTGGCTGTCAAAGTCAAACTGGCCGATCTGGTGGACAATATGGATACGCGCCGTCTGCCGGCCATCACCCCCAAAGACCTGGAGCGCCTGGAAAAATACCATCGCGCCTGGCGTTTGTTGACAGACCAAATGTAG
- the cdd gene encoding cytidine deaminase, whose translation MISPELRDKLIQAAREVRQNAYAPYSRYRVGAAILLADGRIYTGVNVENASYGLSICAERTAVFKMVSEGRGEIVAVAVCTANAGSPCGACRQVLAEFADDVPVWLVDDKGNGRDTTLYTLLPDHFGPEHLETGRTGD comes from the coding sequence ATGATTTCTCCTGAACTACGCGACAAACTTATCCAGGCTGCCCGCGAGGTGCGGCAGAACGCCTATGCGCCTTATTCCCGTTACCGCGTCGGCGCGGCAATTTTGCTGGCAGACGGCCGTATCTACACCGGCGTCAACGTAGAAAATGCCTCCTATGGGCTGTCTATTTGCGCTGAGCGAACGGCCGTTTTCAAAATGGTCTCCGAAGGGCGCGGCGAAATCGTGGCGGTGGCCGTCTGCACCGCAAACGCCGGGTCGCCCTGCGGCGCCTGCCGCCAGGTATTGGCCGAATTTGCCGATGATGTACCAGTATGGTTGGTGGATGATAAGGGAAACGGCCGTGACACCACCCTCTATACCCTCCTCCCCGACCACTTCGGCCCGGAACATTTGGAGACTGGGAGAACGGGAGACTAG
- a CDS encoding response regulator, producing the protein MCAVILVVDDDQHTRKLLQFVLTHDGHEVVEAEDGLDALRQLSRVRPDLVVLDVLMPNLDGFSTLQQIRTNPQFKDLPIIFLSSRADVSAEYAGLAAGAQHYMVKPFKVQDLLQYIRDMLLAAPTQTH; encoded by the coding sequence ATGTGTGCGGTGATACTGGTAGTAGACGATGACCAACATACGCGCAAATTGTTGCAATTTGTTCTAACCCATGATGGGCACGAGGTGGTTGAAGCTGAAGATGGGTTGGATGCTTTAAGGCAGCTTTCCAGGGTACGGCCTGATCTGGTTGTCCTGGATGTACTCATGCCCAACCTTGATGGTTTTAGCACACTCCAACAAATTCGGACCAACCCACAATTTAAAGATCTCCCCATCATTTTTTTAAGCTCCAGGGCAGATGTGTCTGCCGAATACGCCGGGTTAGCGGCCGGCGCCCAACATTACATGGTCAAACCGTTTAAAGTGCAAGATTTATTGCAGTACATTCGCGACATGTTGTTGGCAGCGCCCACCCAGACACACTGA
- a CDS encoding YbaB/EbfC family nucleoid-associated protein translates to MNPQNMLSQMQAMQQQMAETQEALAHEMITVTAGGGAISIVISGHQRLQSLTIDPELLNAEDVEMLQDLLVAAVNSAIEQSQAMSAQRMESITGGLGGGLNDLLGGLGGL, encoded by the coding sequence ATGAATCCACAAAATATGTTATCGCAGATGCAAGCGATGCAGCAGCAAATGGCCGAAACGCAAGAAGCGTTGGCCCACGAAATGATCACCGTAACGGCCGGCGGCGGGGCCATTTCCATCGTCATCAGCGGCCATCAGCGGCTGCAATCGCTGACGATTGATCCGGAACTGCTGAACGCCGAAGACGTGGAGATGCTGCAAGATTTACTGGTAGCGGCCGTTAACTCAGCCATCGAGCAATCCCAGGCAATGTCGGCGCAGCGTATGGAAAGCATTACCGGCGGGTTGGGTGGCGGTTTGAATGATTTGTTGGGTGGCTTAGGCGGTCTGTAA